A window of Actinomycetota bacterium genomic DNA:
GCGGTGGCCCGGTACAACCGGTGGCCGCAGCTCGGGCAGAAATTGACGCGTGCATCCCGGCCCCCATCCCGGCCCATATTCCCGCCCGAACCCCGGTCCGCGGTGGCCCCGGGATTGTGGTTCCCGACAATGGGGGTCCCGCAGTGGGTGCAGTAGTGGAGCTGGCGGACGGCCAACGCTGTCTCCTGGAGGCTCGCGGTGGGAGGGTCTTCCCTAAAGGTCGACGCCGGGGGCCGTAGGCTTTAGGGCCGTGACCGCGACCTCGCCCCGGCTCTCGGCCCGGACCGCGCTGGCCCTCCGGGCCGGGCGCATCGCCGGGCTGGTGTCCCGCCGCGCCGGGGTGGGGGCCGGGGTGACGATCGGGGGCCGGGTGGCCCTGGTGGTGTCGCCCAAGGCCCTGGCGGAGCTGGCGGCGGGCCGGGGGCCGTGCGTGATCTCGGGCACCAATGGCAAGACCACCACCACGCGGCTGATCGCCGCCGGCATGGTGGGTGCCGGGCGGCGCGTGGTCTCCAATGGCACCGGCGCCAACCTGGCGTCCGGGCTGGCGTCGGCGCTGGGCGAGGGCGACCGCGCCGCGCTGCCGGTGCTGGAGATCGACGAGGCGGTGCTGCCCCGGGTGATCGGTGCCCTGGACCCCGGCCTGGTGATCCTCACCAACTTGAGCCGGGACCAGCTGGACCGCTACGGCGAGGTGGGTACCGTGGCCGGGCGCTGGCGCCAGATGCTGCAGGACCGCCCGGGCCAGCGGGTCATCGCCAACGCCGCCGACCCGTTGGTGGTCTGGGCGGCGTCGCCGGCGGAGACGACCTGGGTGGATACCGGGCTGACGTGGCGGGAGGACGCCACGGTGTGCCCCGCCTGCGGGGCCCTGCTGGAATGGGGGGACGGGGGCTTCGCCTCGGCGTGCGGGTTCCACCAGCCGGTACCGGACATCACCCTGCGCCACGGTGTCGTGTCGCTGGGCGGGGAACAGGTGGCACTCAGTCTGGACCTCCCCGGCCGCTGGAACCAGGCGAACGCCGCGATGGCGCTGGCCGCATGCCAGGCCCTCGGCGTGGCCCCGGCTGCGGCGGCGGCGTCGATGGCGGCCGTCCGGGAAGTGAGCGGCCGCCAGGCCACCTGGGCGCTGGGCGACGGGCGCCGGGCCCGGCTGCTCCTGGCGAAGAACCCCGCCGGGTGGACCGAGGTCCTGCACTACGTCGCCGGCTCGGCGGCCGGGATCGTGCTGGTCCTGAACTGCCAGGTCGCCGACGGCAAGGACCCCTCCTGGCTGTGGGACGTGCCCTTCGAGCTGCTGGCCGGCCGCGGGGCGGGCCGGGTGGCGGCGGCAGGGGAGCGCGTGCTGGACCTGGCCGTGCGGCTGCGGTATGCCGGCATCGAGCCCGTCGTCGAGCCCGATCCGCTCCGGGCGGCGGCAGCGGTGGATGGCGACGGCGTCGAGGTGCTGGCCACCTACAGTGCGTTTGTGGCGCTCGGCCGGCGGCTGCGGGGTGCGCCGTGACGGATCCTGTGCGCATCGGCCTGATCTACCCCGAGCTCATGGGCACCTACGGGGACCGGGGCAACGCGGTGGTGCTGGAGCGCCGGCTGGCGTGGCGAGGCCTCGCCGGCGAGGTGGTCACCATCCCTGCCGGCGAGCCGGTGCCCGGAGGCCTCGACCTCTACGTGCTGGGCGGGGCCGAGGACGTCCCCCAGACCCTGGCGGCCGAGGGCCTCCTGGCGTCGAAGGCGGCGATCGGCGGGGCGTTGGACGGCGGGGCGGCGATGCTGGCCGTGTGCGCCGGGTTCCAGCTGATCGGCTCCAGCTACGTGCGCACCGATGGTGCCCGGGTGCCCGGCATGGGCCTGGTGGACGCCGACACGGTGGCCGGCCCCCGGCGGCGCATCGGCGAGGTGGTCATCGACCCCTTCCCGGGCGGGCTCCCCCTCCTCACCGGGTTCGAGAACCACGCCGGGGTGACCACCCTCGGCCCGGGGGCGCGCCCACTCGGCGCCGTGCTGGTGGGCACGGGCAACGGGGACGGCCAGGACGGCGCCTGGGTGGAGCGCCGCTTTGTGGCCACCTACCTCCACGGCCCGGTGCTGGCCCGTAATGCCGCTTTGGCCGACCTGCTGCTGACCTGGGTGGCCGGCCCGCTGCCGGCGCTGCGGGACGGATCGGGCGACGCCCTGGTGGAAAAGCTGCACGCCGAGCGCCTGGCGGCGGCCGGGGTCGGCAGATCCGGCCGGCGGTGAGGCCCGTGCCCGGGAGGGAAGCCGGGAATAGAGCGGGGCCTGGGTTACATTGAGCTATGACGGACGTAGAAGATCCCGCGCTGCACAAGGAGGAAGTCATGGCCGATGAACGGCAGGGGCACGGCGGCGGCAGCAAGAACCACGGTCTCCCGCTCGGGGAGGCCACGCCCGAGGAGCGCAGGCGTTGGAAGGCGCAGCTCGAGGAGTCGGGCAAGTACAACCCGGGCGCCAGCCTCAAGGAGCTGATCGCCAAGCGCGACGCCCCGAAGACCACCGCAGCTGACGACATCTGAGCCCGCATCTAAACCCACGTTGACTGCAGGTCCGGTCTCCTTCGAGGACTGGGAGCGCGAGCGCATCCACGGCGCCATCGGGGTGCTTGCCACGGTGAGCCCCGACGGCGGGCCGCACGCCGCCCCGGTGCAGGTCAACGTGGAGGGTGACACCCTGCGCTTCGAGACCGAGCCCGACGCCCGCAAGTTCAAGAACCTGGTGGCCAACCCCCAGGTGGCTATCTGCGTGTTCGGGAGCCCGAAATGGGGCGTCGTGGTCCGGGGGAGGGCCGAGGTGCTGACCGCCGACGACGGCCGTGGGCAGGCCCAGGTGCGCCTGCACCCGGGCTCCAAGGCCACCTGGCGCCGCCGGGAGGGTTGAGTCCAGTCCCCAGGCGAGGCCTTAGAGGACCAGCACCGCCGCCCCGGTGAACGCGCCGTGGGCCAGGTCGGCCAGGGCGCGGGGTGCCTCCTCGAACGGGTAGAGGCGCGTCGTCGGCCGCACCGGGATCCGGGCGGCGGCGTCCAGGAAGTCCCTGCCATCCTGGCGGGTGTTGGCGGTGACGCTGCGCAGCGTGCGCTCCTGGAAGAGGTGCTCCTGGTAGTCGAGCGGCGGTATGGCGGAGAGGTGGATGCCGGCCACCGCCAGGGTCCCGCCCCGGTCCAGCGCCGCCAGGGCCACGGGGACGAGATCACCCACCGGGGCGAAGAGGATGGCGGCGTCCAGCGGCTCGGGCGGGGCGTCGTAGGCGCCCCCGGCTGAGGCCGCCCCCAGTTCCCGGGCGAGATCCCGGGCGGCGGCATCCCGGGTGAGGACGTGGACCCGGGCGCCCTCGGCCAGGGCCACCTGGGCGGTCAGGTGCGCCGACCCCCCGAACCCGTAGATGCCCAGCCGGCCGCCGGGCGCCAGCTTGCAGGACCGCAGGGCCCGGTACCCGATGATCCCGGCGCACAGCAGGGGAGCCAGGTCCTGGCCGGGGACCCCCTCGGGGAGCGGATAGGCGAACGCCTCGGGCACCACGGCGTACTCGGCGTAGCCGCCGTCGGCATCCCAGCCGGTGAACGCCGGTGCCACGCAGAGGTTCTCGCTGCCCGCCCGGCAGAACCGGCAGGTGCCGTCGGTGCTGCGCAGCCAGGCCATCCCCACCCGGTCGCCCGGGCGGAACCGGTGGGCGTCGGGGCCGAAGGCGTCCACCCGGCCCACGACCTCGTGGCCCGGCACCCGGCGCCGCCAGTGGGGGGCAAGGTCGCCCTCGGCGAGGTGCAGGTCCGTGCGGCAGACGCCGCAGTGGGTCACCTTGACCCGGATCTCGCCCGGCCCGGGGATGGGCACCGGCAGGTCCACGAGGGCCAGCGGGCCGCCGTCGATCGGCCCGGGCTGGTCGACTACCCAGGCCCGCACGGTGCCCGCGTGGTGCTGCGTGCCGTCCGGCTCATCGAGAGCCAGGATAATGGGACCCGAATTCACGCCGCGTGGCGCTTGAACCTCGACGTGGGAGACGACGTGGGAGACGAAATCGGCATCGGGCTGCTGGGCTGCGGCATCGTGGGCTCGGCGGTCGCCCGCATCCTGTCGGCCCACGCCGACGAGATCACCGAGCGCTCGGGGGCGCAGCTGGTCATCCGGCGGGTGGCCGTGCGCAACCTGGCGAAGGAACGGGCGGTGGACGTGCCGCACGACCTGTTCACCACCGACCCGATGGCAGTGGTCCTCGATCCCGATGTGCGCATCGTCATCGAGGTCATGGGCGGCATCGAGCCCGCCCGGAGCCTGATCCTGGAGGCGCTCGGCGCCGGCAAGTCCGTGGTCAGCGCCAACAAGGAGCTGATCGCCACCCTGGGACGGGAGATCTTCGAGGCCGCTGAGCGCTCCGGCGCCGACTTCGCCTTCGAGGCGGCGGTGGCAGGCGGCATCCCGATCATCAAGCCCCTGAAGGAGTCCCTGGCGGGGGAGCGGATCTCCCGGGTGATGGGCATCATCAACGGCACCACCAATTTCATCCTCACCCGGATGAGCGTCGAGGGCCTCGAGTTCGACCAGGCCCTGGCCGAGGCCAAGCGCCTGGGCTACACCGAGCTGGACCCCTCGGCCGACATCGAGGGCTTCGACCCCGCCGCCAAGGTGTCCATCCTGGCCAGCATCTGCTTCAACGCCCGGGTGGTGGCCGGTGACGTCTACCGGGAGGGGATCACGGAGGTGACCGCCCGGGACATCGCCTTCGCCCACGACCTGGGCTATGAGGTCAAGCTGCTGGGCATCGCCGAGATGGTGGACGGGCAGGTGGCCGCCCGGGTGCACCCGGCGATGATCCCGCTGTCCCACCCGCTGGCATCGGTGCGCAACAACCTGAATGCCGTGTTCGTCGAGGGGGTCAACGTCGGCCAGCTCATGTTCTACGGCCAGGGTGCCGGGGGCCCGCCCACGGGGACCTCGGTGGTGGGCGACGTCGTCGACCTGGCCCGCAACATCACCACGGGCAGCCGGGGCGTCGGGTGCACCTGCTACCACCACAACGCCCGGATCCGGCCGATGGACGAGACCGCCTCGCAGTACTACATCCTGCTGGAGGTCGAGGACCGCCCCGGGGTGCTGGCCCGGGTGGCGCAGACCTTCGCCGACCGCGGGGTGAGCATCAACAGCGTGCGCCAGCAGGGCTACGGCGACGAGGCCCGTCTGGTGCTCATCACGCACCGGGCCCGGGAGCAGGACTTCCAGGCCATCCTGGGCGACCTGCGCGGCCTGGAGGTCGTTGAGGAGGTGGCCTCCTGGATGCGGGTCATCGACGAGGAATGAGCCACATGTGGCGGGGGATCATCGAGGAGTACCGGGACCGCCTCCCGGTCACCGAGACCACCCCTGTGGTGACCCTGCAGGAGGGCGGCACGCCGCTCATCCGGGCGCACCGGCTGTCCCAGGTGACCGGGCTGGAGGTGTACCTCAAGTACGAGGGCGCCAACCCCACCGGGTCGTTCAAGGACCGGGGCATGACCCTCGCCGTCTCCAAGGCGGTGGAGAACGGCGCCAAGGCCATCGTGTGCGCCTCGACCGGCAACACCTCGGCCTCGGCGGCGGCCTACGCCACCCGGGCGGGCGTGGTGTGCGCCGTGCTCATCCCCAGCGGCAAGATCGCCCCCGGCAAGCTGGCCCAGGCGCTGGTGCACGGCGCCCGGGTGATCGAGATCGATGGGAACTTCGACCAGGCCCTCGAGATCACCCGCAAGCTGGAGGCGTCCTACCCGATCACCCTGGTGAACTCGATCAACCCCTACCGCATCGAAGGCCAGAAGACCGGGGCGTTCGAGGTCTGCGACGCCCTGGGGCGGGCACCGGACCTGCACCTCATCCCGGTGGGCAACGCCGGCAACATCACCTCGTACTGGAAGGGCTACCGGGAGTACCACCGGGACGGCATCATCGACTCGCTGCCGGCGATGCACGGGTTCCAGGCGGCGGGGGCGTCCCCCATCGTGCGGGGCCACCCGGTGGATGACCCCCGGACGATCGCCACCGCCATCCGGATCGGCAACCCGGCCTCCTGGGACAGTGCCCTGGCTGCCGCGCAGGACTCGGGCGGGTCGATCGCCGCGGTACGCGACAAGGACATCCTGGAGGCCTACCGCCTGGTGGCCCGGGAGGAGGGCCTGTTCTGCGAGCTGGCTTCGGCCGCCTCGGTGGCCGGTCTGCTCCAGCTGCACGCCGCCGGCCGGCTCCCGGCCAGTGGCATGGCGGTCTGCGTGCTGACCGGGAACGGGCTGAAGGACCCCGACTGGGCCATCATGGGGGCGCCCCCGCCCCGCCGGGCGCGCCCCGAGGTGGTGGCAGTCGCCGAGGCCATTGGCTTCTAGGCCATTGGCTTCTAGGCCTCTGTCGGGCTGGCGTTGAGCTACTCCGGTTCGGTTGCGGTCCGGGTGCCGGCCACCACCGCCAACCTGGGACCCGGGTTCGACTGCCTGGGGGCTGCGCTCGGTCTGTACCTGGAGCTGGTCTTCGAAGCGGCCCCCTCGTCGGAAACCGTTGCGGCAGACCCGGCATTCGTCGCCGGGCCAGTCGGCGAGGACCTGACCCACCGGGCATTCGTCGGGGCGTGGGCGGCGGTGGGGGAGCAGGCGCCGCCGGTGAAGGTCACCGTGGCGCGGGCCTACCCGGCCGGGCGGGGCCTCGGGGCGTCGGCGTCGGCGATCGTGGGCGGGCTGGTGGGGGCGCGGGCGCTGGGTGGGTTGGCGCTGTCCGACGACGAGCTGGCGGGCCTGGCGGTGCGCATCGAAGGCCACGCCGACAACGTGCTCCCGGCGCTGTTCGGGGGCCTCGTGCTGGCGGGCTCGGGGGTGGGGTGGCAGCGCTTCACGCCCTCGCCGGCGGTGTGCCCGATCGTCCTCGTCGCACGGGAAGCCTTTGCCACCAAGGCCGCCCGCCAGGTGCTGCCCGACGCCGTCCCCCGGGCGGACGCCCTGGCGAACATGGCGGCATGCGCGGCACTCGTGGCGATCCTGGCCGGGCTGCAGTCCCCCACGGGGCTTCTGCGGGCCACGGAGGACCGGTTGCACGAGCCCTACCGGCTGCCCCTGATGACCGAGACCCGGGCGCTGCATGCCGGTCTGCGGGCTGCCGGGGTGCCCGCCGCCCTCTCGGGGGCGGGGCCGTCCGTGCTGATCCTGGTGGATGATGTCGCCGCCGGCGAGGCCCGGGAGGTGGCCCGGGACCTGCTGCCGGACGGGTGGGGCATCGCCGATGCCGGGTGGGACCTTACCGGGGCGCGGGCCCACTGAGCCCGCGTACCCCAATCCGGCGGCTTACCGGATGTAGCCGAGGTACAGTGCGATAAGAAGGATCGTGAGGATCGTCCCGATGATCCCCAGGATGTAGCCGGCATTGGCGGCGCCGCTGATCGCCCGCTCCCGGCGGCCCAGGACAATGGCGATGATGCCGGGGACGAAGAACAGGTTGGCAAAGATCGAGATGATGCCGAAGACCAGCGCAGCGATGGCGGCCCCACTGCTGACCGGCCTGGCCGACGGGGGATAGTACTGGTAGGACATCGCGGGCTCCTTTCGCTCGTGGCGCGTTCTGCTTTCTCACCACGGCTCCTACCCGCCCGGGCACCGGATAACTGCGTTGGGCGGCGCCTTAAAATTTTCTGTGATTCCTCAGGTCGCCACGGAGACCCGTACGTTTCTCTGGGTGCAAGATGCCCGCATAGCCCCAAGGAAGGCGGCCCCTCGGCGGAACTCGGGGATTTTCGTCCCGGCCACTGGGACCAATGTCCCCGAGATGAAGTGGGCGGGGCCCGGCTCTACTTCGAGGTGGCGTGGGCCAGTACCTGGTTCATGAGCATCTCCAGCGTCCGCAGGTCGGTCTGGGCGCTGGTCACGAAGGCGTTGGAGCCCTTGAGGGCGTACAGGACGATGGTGGTGCCGTACTGCGACGCCAGCGTGACGTAGTAGGCCTGGTCACCCACCCCGGCGACGTCCGCCCAGGTCTGGTTGGCGGTGAGCTGGGACTTGTCGGCAGCGAATGAGGCCGCGGTCTCGCCGACGATGACGTCCACCGTGACCAGCTGGCCGGGGCCGGTGAACGTGCAGTCGGTCTCGGCCTGGGAGGGGTGGTCCACCGTCGGGACGCCCACCGTGGTGCGGAGGGCGGCGTTCACCTCGTCGGGAGTGACGATGGTGCAGCCGATGGCCGGGCTGGCCGGGAGCTGGGTGGGCAGCGCGGAGGGGCTGGCCGAGACGCTGGGGGTGGGAGTGGGAGTGGGGGTGCTCTGCGGTGCCTTCGGCGAGGCGGAGCAGGCGGCCAGGGTGACCGCGATTCCCAGGCACAGGGCGGGCACGAGAGGGCGCACGCCGACAACCTATCGCAGCGCGCCGTAGGCTCAGCGGGTCCATGGCACCTCCCGGTGTTGCGCGCGATCCCCGTTGCCTTGTCCTGGTGGACGGGGAGCACTACCCACCGGTCATCGCCCGAGCGCTGGCAATGCTGGTGGCCGAGGGCGACCGGCCCGTCGCCGCCCTGCTGGTGGGGGGTCAGGAGAAGCTGGGCCAGGTGCCGTGGGACCTCGGCATCCCGGTGGAGGTGCCCTCCGGCATCGAGGACCGGGAGGCGGCCCTGGCCCGGGTCCTGCGCCAGACGGGGGTCAGGCGGGTGGTGGACCTGTCCGACGAGCCCATCCTGGGCTACACCGCCCGCACCCGGATGGCCTCGGTGGCCCTGTGGTGCGGCGCCACCTACGAAGGGGCCGACTTCTGCTTCACCCCACCCGACCGATCGGCCCACCCCGCCGTGCCCTCGGTGGCGGTCTTCGGGACCGGCAAGCGCACGGGCAAGACCGCCATGGCCGGCTTCGCCGCCCGCTTGTACCGGGAGGCGGGCCTCGACCCGGTGGTGCTGGCCATGGGGCGGGGTGGCCCGGCGGAGCCCGAGGTCCTGGCCGCCGGCACCCGGCTGGACCGGGAGCACCTGCTGGCCCTGGTGGCCGAGGGCCGGCATGCCTCGAGCGACTATGTCGAGGACGCCATGACCTCGGGGGCGGCCACCGTCGGCGCCTGGCGGGCCGGCGGCGGGCTGGCCGGGGCGATGGCCTACACCAACTTCCCCGCCGCCCTGGCGGCGGCCGAGGCCCTGGCGCCCGGACTGCTGGTGCTCGAGGGCAGCGGCGCCGCCATCCCGCCCGCCCGGGCGGGGGCAGGGGTGCTGGTGGCCAATGCCGCCACGGCCCCGGAAGCCCTCGGCAGCTACTTCGGTTTGTACCGGTTGTTGCTCGCGGACGTGGTCGTGCTTACAATGTGTGAAGAGAGCCTCGGCCAGGAGTACATGGCGGCGGCCAAGCGTTGCGCTCGGAGTACTTCCCTCAGCCAACCAAAGGTTGTTTGCACCGTCTTTCGACCCTACCCCCTAGCAGACGTCTCGGGAAGGAAAATCTGGTTCGGAACCACGGCGAACGAGCGGGCGGGACCGGTTCTCAAGCACCATTTGGAGGCAACGTTCGGGTGTGAGGTAGTCGCAATTAGCCATGCCTTGGCGCGGCGGGACGAGTTGCGGCGGGACCTCAGTTCGCTGGCGGATGCGGCAGGCGGTCACCCGGTGGAGGCGTTGGCGGTAGAGCTGAAGGCAGCAGCCGTGGATGTGGTCACGCGCTGGGCAGCAGAGCACGGACTGGACGTGGTGTACGTGGACAATCGCCCGCAGGTCGTCGGTGGCGAAGGACCCCTGGAGCCATTGCTGCTGGAGGTTGCGCAGCTGGCCCGTACACGATGGACGCCGTGATGGGTGGGGGAAACTGCGCCAGGCGGTAACCGGAATGGTTCCAGCATTGTGAAGACCAAAATGAAGAGGCAAAGGAAGCCGCAATGAAGGTCCGCCGGGCGGCGACGCCGGCCCCGATCCTCATCTCCGACACCACCCAGGGCCTCCCGTATTCCAAAGGCCTGCTGGCATCATCGATGATGGTGGCCGGCGTGGCGCCCGCCCAGGCGTACCGGGTTGCCGAGCGGGTGGAGCAGGTGCTGGTGGAGCGGGGCGTGAGCCAGATCTCCGGGACGGAGCTCCGGGACCTCGCCGCCTCGATGCTGGCCGAAGCCGACCAGGCCCACGCCCAGGGCTACCTGGACTGGCAGGCGGTGGAGGACCTGGAGCAGCCGCTGGTCATCCTGATCGGCGGGGCCACCGGGGTGGGCAAATCCACCATCGCCACCCAGCTGGCCGCCCGGCTCGGGATCACCCGGGTGATCTCCACCGACGCCATCCGGGAGGTGTTGCGGTCCGCCTTCTCGGAGGCCCTGATGCCCAGCCTGTACGTGTCGTCGTTCAATGCCGATGCCGCCCTCCGGGTGCGGTCGATCTCGTCGCCCGCCGAGCAGCTGATCGTGGGGTTCCAGGAGCAGGTCACGGCGGTGTCGGTAGGCATCAAGGCCCTGATTTCCCGGGCTCTGGAGGAGGGAACCGATATCATTGTGGAGGGTGCCCACGTCGTCCCCGGTTTCCTGGACGGGTGGGAGGAGGAGTTCACTCAGGCGGTCCTGGTCCCCGTGGTCGTGGCCGTGTCGGATGCCGAGACCCACCGGACCCACTTCGAGCTCCGGGCAATGGAGACCCGGGCGCGGCCCCGGGACCGGTACCTGGCCCACTTCGACAAGATCCGGGCGCTCCAGGCCTACATCGTCAAGCAGGCGGAGCGGACCGGTACCCCGGTGGTGGAGATGGTCGACCTCGACTCAGCCCTCCAACGGGTCGCGGCCCTGGTGATGACCAAGGCCCTGGAGCGGGCGGGGGCCTGGAAGGAGGCCGAGGGCGCAGCGGCCCTGGGGACGGCGCCGGATGCCCCCCAAGTGGACGACGTGAACGACGTGGGTGATGCAGGTTCTCCGGTGGCATCGGGGCGCCGGTCACGCAACGGGTTGAGCGCCACACGCCGGGTGGCGAAGGCGGGCCGGATGGGAGCCTGGGAGCCCCTCGGGGCACGGAGGCGAGGTTAAGGGGGGCATTCAGATGACACAACAGCTTGTCCAGCAACGAAAAGCACGCAGAAAGGAGGCGGGAACGAATGGATGAGACCCAGACCCAACAGCGGTCGATGCTCGCCGGAAAGCTCGTTTCCGAGCTCCAGGCGATCGCCGAGCAGGTGGGAGTGAAGGACCCGAAGAAGCGCAAGAAAGCGGACCTCATCGATGCCATCCTCGGGACGGTTCACGGGAGCCCGGAGAGTGGCGGCAACGGTACGGTCAATGGGGGAGAGGAGCGCCAGCGCGGGTTTGGCGCACCTCCCGCGGGCGAGAGCGGCAACGGCGCACCGGCTGCCGGCCCCGTTCGGTCGGCGCCGGCTGCTCTGCCTGCCCCAGCTGGGGAGGGGCGGAACGGGACCGCCGCCGCGGCCCCCCGTCCCCACACGCCGTGGCGTCCCCCCGTGGTGCCCGGCATCCCGGTCCCACCGCAGCCCGGCCTGGCTCCTGCCCCGGCACCGGTTGCCGAGGGTGCGCCCGCGCCGTCGGCACCCACCGGTGGGACGGAATCCAGTCGGACGGAATCCAATGGGACGGAATCGGCGGCGCAGTCCGCAACCGCGTCTGCAGCGCAGGCCCCAGC
This region includes:
- a CDS encoding zinc-dependent alcohol dehydrogenase family protein gives rise to the protein MRAWVVDQPGPIDGGPLALVDLPVPIPGPGEIRVKVTHCGVCRTDLHLAEGDLAPHWRRRVPGHEVVGRVDAFGPDAHRFRPGDRVGMAWLRSTDGTCRFCRAGSENLCVAPAFTGWDADGGYAEYAVVPEAFAYPLPEGVPGQDLAPLLCAGIIGYRALRSCKLAPGGRLGIYGFGGSAHLTAQVALAEGARVHVLTRDAAARDLARELGAASAGGAYDAPPEPLDAAILFAPVGDLVPVALAALDRGGTLAVAGIHLSAIPPLDYQEHLFQERTLRSVTANTRQDGRDFLDAAARIPVRPTTRLYPFEEAPRALADLAHGAFTGAAVLVL
- a CDS encoding AAA family ATPase, with translation MKVRRAATPAPILISDTTQGLPYSKGLLASSMMVAGVAPAQAYRVAERVEQVLVERGVSQISGTELRDLAASMLAEADQAHAQGYLDWQAVEDLEQPLVILIGGATGVGKSTIATQLAARLGITRVISTDAIREVLRSAFSEALMPSLYVSSFNADAALRVRSISSPAEQLIVGFQEQVTAVSVGIKALISRALEEGTDIIVEGAHVVPGFLDGWEEEFTQAVLVPVVVAVSDAETHRTHFELRAMETRARPRDRYLAHFDKIRALQAYIVKQAERTGTPVVEMVDLDSALQRVAALVMTKALERAGAWKEAEGAAALGTAPDAPQVDDVNDVGDAGSPVASGRRSRNGLSATRRVAKAGRMGAWEPLGARRRG
- a CDS encoding homoserine dehydrogenase; its protein translation is MGDEIGIGLLGCGIVGSAVARILSAHADEITERSGAQLVIRRVAVRNLAKERAVDVPHDLFTTDPMAVVLDPDVRIVIEVMGGIEPARSLILEALGAGKSVVSANKELIATLGREIFEAAERSGADFAFEAAVAGGIPIIKPLKESLAGERISRVMGIINGTTNFILTRMSVEGLEFDQALAEAKRLGYTELDPSADIEGFDPAAKVSILASICFNARVVAGDVYREGITEVTARDIAFAHDLGYEVKLLGIAEMVDGQVAARVHPAMIPLSHPLASVRNNLNAVFVEGVNVGQLMFYGQGAGGPPTGTSVVGDVVDLARNITTGSRGVGCTCYHHNARIRPMDETASQYYILLEVEDRPGVLARVAQTFADRGVSINSVRQQGYGDEARLVLITHRAREQDFQAILGDLRGLEVVEEVASWMRVIDEE
- a CDS encoding glutamine amidotransferase codes for the protein MTDPVRIGLIYPELMGTYGDRGNAVVLERRLAWRGLAGEVVTIPAGEPVPGGLDLYVLGGAEDVPQTLAAEGLLASKAAIGGALDGGAAMLAVCAGFQLIGSSYVRTDGARVPGMGLVDADTVAGPRRRIGEVVIDPFPGGLPLLTGFENHAGVTTLGPGARPLGAVLVGTGNGDGQDGAWVERRFVATYLHGPVLARNAALADLLLTWVAGPLPALRDGSGDALVEKLHAERLAAAGVGRSGRR
- the thrC gene encoding threonine synthase — its product is MSHMWRGIIEEYRDRLPVTETTPVVTLQEGGTPLIRAHRLSQVTGLEVYLKYEGANPTGSFKDRGMTLAVSKAVENGAKAIVCASTGNTSASAAAYATRAGVVCAVLIPSGKIAPGKLAQALVHGARVIEIDGNFDQALEITRKLEASYPITLVNSINPYRIEGQKTGAFEVCDALGRAPDLHLIPVGNAGNITSYWKGYREYHRDGIIDSLPAMHGFQAAGASPIVRGHPVDDPRTIATAIRIGNPASWDSALAAAQDSGGSIAAVRDKDILEAYRLVAREEGLFCELASAASVAGLLQLHAAGRLPASGMAVCVLTGNGLKDPDWAIMGAPPPRRARPEVVAVAEAIGF
- a CDS encoding MurT ligase domain-containing protein, with product MTATSPRLSARTALALRAGRIAGLVSRRAGVGAGVTIGGRVALVVSPKALAELAAGRGPCVISGTNGKTTTTRLIAAGMVGAGRRVVSNGTGANLASGLASALGEGDRAALPVLEIDEAVLPRVIGALDPGLVILTNLSRDQLDRYGEVGTVAGRWRQMLQDRPGQRVIANAADPLVVWAASPAETTWVDTGLTWREDATVCPACGALLEWGDGGFASACGFHQPVPDITLRHGVVSLGGEQVALSLDLPGRWNQANAAMALAACQALGVAPAAAAASMAAVREVSGRQATWALGDGRRARLLLAKNPAGWTEVLHYVAGSAAGIVLVLNCQVADGKDPSWLWDVPFELLAGRGAGRVAAAGERVLDLAVRLRYAGIEPVVEPDPLRAAAAVDGDGVEVLATYSAFVALGRRLRGAP
- the thrB gene encoding homoserine kinase, which produces MPATTANLGPGFDCLGAALGLYLELVFEAAPSSETVAADPAFVAGPVGEDLTHRAFVGAWAAVGEQAPPVKVTVARAYPAGRGLGASASAIVGGLVGARALGGLALSDDELAGLAVRIEGHADNVLPALFGGLVLAGSGVGWQRFTPSPAVCPIVLVAREAFATKAARQVLPDAVPRADALANMAACAALVAILAGLQSPTGLLRATEDRLHEPYRLPLMTETRALHAGLRAAGVPAALSGAGPSVLILVDDVAAGEAREVARDLLPDGWGIADAGWDLTGARAH
- a CDS encoding pyridoxamine 5'-phosphate oxidase family protein, whose translation is MTAGPVSFEDWERERIHGAIGVLATVSPDGGPHAAPVQVNVEGDTLRFETEPDARKFKNLVANPQVAICVFGSPKWGVVVRGRAEVLTADDGRGQAQVRLHPGSKATWRRREG
- a CDS encoding 2,3-diphosphoglycerate synthetase — encoded protein: MAPPGVARDPRCLVLVDGEHYPPVIARALAMLVAEGDRPVAALLVGGQEKLGQVPWDLGIPVEVPSGIEDREAALARVLRQTGVRRVVDLSDEPILGYTARTRMASVALWCGATYEGADFCFTPPDRSAHPAVPSVAVFGTGKRTGKTAMAGFAARLYREAGLDPVVLAMGRGGPAEPEVLAAGTRLDREHLLALVAEGRHASSDYVEDAMTSGAATVGAWRAGGGLAGAMAYTNFPAALAAAEALAPGLLVLEGSGAAIPPARAGAGVLVANAATAPEALGSYFGLYRLLLADVVVLTMCEESLGQEYMAAAKRCARSTSLSQPKVVCTVFRPYPLADVSGRKIWFGTTANERAGPVLKHHLEATFGCEVVAISHALARRDELRRDLSSLADAAGGHPVEALAVELKAAAVDVVTRWAAEHGLDVVYVDNRPQVVGGEGPLEPLLLEVAQLARTRWTP